The segment atatcaaggggctggaccagggcaaacctgattcagccctaactataagcactattaaagagggaAGTCTTAAGTCttctcttaaatgaggtgactgtgtctgcctcccggactgcaagtggaagctggttccataaaagaggagcttgataactgaaggctctggctcccattctacttttgaggactctaggaaccacaagtagccccgcatttagtgagcgcagctctctagtggggcaatatggtactacaagctccttaagatatgatggtgcatcacctatcaaggctttgtaggtgaggagaagaattttaaatgtgattcttgattttacagggagccagtgcagagcagctaatacaggagtcatgtgatctcttttcttagtttttgtgagtacacgagctgcagcattctggatcaactggagggatttaagagacttattagagcagcctgataataaggagttgcagtaatctagtctggaagtaacaaacgcgtgaaccagctgttctgcatctttttgagacaagatttgcctgatttttgaaatgttacgtagatgaaaaaatgcaatccttgagatttgcttaacgtgggagttaaaggacaagtctcggtcaaagataactagagattctttacagtggtgttggatgccagggcaatgccatctacagaaaccacatcaccagataattgatctctgaggtgttcagggcccagtaaaataaggttttgtctgagtttaacatcaagaagttgcaggtcatccatgtttttatgtctttaagacatgcttgaattttagcgagctggttggtctcctctggtttgatcgatagatataattgagtatcgtctgcatagcaatgaaagtttatgtagtgtttcctgataatattgcccaaaggaagcatatataaggtaaataaaattggtccaagcacagaaccttgtggaactctgtgattaacgttggtggtcattgaggcttcatcgtttacaatgAGGCTGTACTTATCTAGTCTTCCACtgaaagtgctttaacactacatgtcatcattcacccattcatacactaatggagccaaggtgccacctgctcatAAGGACATGCTAACCATTCACACAGCTAAGGGAGAAATTTGGGGTGCTaatgcacttttttaaaaagcccacggacacatcaacatgggctagcagagcaAAATCAAATCCCTATCCATTTACTGCAAGgtgtttttctattatttagCAATAGCTACATCTCTCTACTAAAGAATGTTCTTGGCCTATCTGTGTTGAATAACGTTCGACCACTTTCAAATCTCCTTTTCATCAATAAAGAAGCTCTATACATGCAATTAAAGAACTTCCTTTGTTCTCTCCTGCTTTGCTATCCTTCCTTGAAACACGTAGTTAGCAAAGGCCCTCTACTGGTTTCTTACAAGAGATGCACCGATGGATTCAGCTTATTCAGTCATGACCTTTGACCAGGCCCATCAGCTGATACAGCCCATGCTGTGCTGGTCAAATGTACATGATTGTTCACCTTGCACAAACAGCGACTTTATTCCTAAAAAGAATGACACATTGAGCAACTTATTCAGACCATAAggaaaaaagcaagaaatacaTTCAAACATATTGTTACTGTAACTCAGTCATAGTGCTGCTCAGAGTAATTGCATTGTTGTCTCCATCACTTCGGTCAGGAGATGATGCTACCagttaattaatataatatgttttatttgacatGCTTCCGCGCTCTTAAAATATCCgacaacatccatccatccatccattttcaataccgcttatcctcattagggtcgcggggcgctggagcctatcccagctagTATATAAATTCCTACCTATGCCGATGTCCCCATCAGAACAGGGTGAACAGACTGCTTATACATAATTCTATTACTTTATTGCAATCTGGATGTATGAGCTACAAAGATTTGAGCTGGTCGCAACTTTTTGTAGCTCTCCAATGATGCAACGAAGCGTTATGAAAtcagatgtttttgtttctccctGATTGTGTGTGTCCCCAACTAATCAACATTTGGgatgttttttaaacatcttGATGCAGAGCTCTTTGCGAAAGGTTCTATAGAAATAAAGTGAATCattattttttgctttattttcctCTAAATCTTTGACTTCTTTTGCTTTGTATTTGCAGATTATTTCAGGATTGGGGTCATGTCCACCGGTGGCTGCTGAggctctctcttcttctttggaGGTATCACAGCAAACAgctttttaattcatattttcatttatttttttattaattttacacATTCTCTCTTTGCAAACTAGTTTAGTTTGTATATTTATCCTGAAAGCTCTGACTATCATTATGAAACAGTCTTCTTATGCACATTTTGTATGGTAGAAGATGAACTGTGTCTTTTTCCAGCTGATCACTGCTCTAACATAATCACAGAGAACAACGTCCACTTTTTGTCAATTTACAAAAGGCCTGAAGCTCAAATAATTTTATCATAACTGTGGGTCAGAAAAATCCTCAAAGGGCTTCACAATTTTACAACATATGACATCCTTTATCCTTGAACACAGATATTACTAGGACATGAATGCATATCGataagaggaagatgaggagaggagctAGATCCTAGGAAGTCCCTCTGCATTaaaggcctatagcagcatctCTAGGGGCTGGTCCAAGGCAAACTGGAACTGGATGAATTTTAGACTTAAGTTCATGTGAGAAGTGCAGCTGTCttcttaattatttttgttcaggGGTAAAAGTAGGTTGTCAACGTATCAGAAGGTAtgtggttcaatccctggcCCCTGCAGTCTACATGTTTTAACATGTAGACTAAAGTGTCCTTGGTAAagatactgaaccccaaattACTCCCGACGTCTGAGCCATGGGGGGTTTGTGGATGTTTATCACTCCTTGTATGGCAGCCTCTAccaccagtgtatgaatgtgtgcgtgtatggGGAAATGCAATAATGGTAAAGATGGCTCTTCTTTGTTAACTGGGTGACAGCTGGTTTAGGTGATGCAGAGAATGTACCTGAATGAAGAGAGCCAatcattatttgtattcatgtgcTAAGCAGTTAAAACACGTTTTTGTTATGTGGTGGAAAGAGGATCcgagcagcaggtggaggaccTGAGTTGTCCATGTTGTCTAATGTGTTTAGGTCTAGACTCTAGAGTCTAGAATTAGTCAAAATTAGACATGGCACAAGTATTCCTGGAGAACTGGAGGGAAGGTTCATTTCAGAATTTTGTGGCAATGTTCTGTCTGATGTGAACATTTTAGTTATTAAAGAATGTAGTTTACTTGTTGGACAACATCTCTGATGTTGATGGGGTTGTAGATGGTTAATTATTAAGTCGACCAGCAGTGGAGCAGATAACTTTGCCTTTGttgatatttttcatttcagaTGCTAGAGAAGAAAGACTGTCTACTTTCTGTATTGTAGTCATTAAGGCAGACCATTGTTGTGTGTGGATCCACAAACTTGCTGAGTGAGGTCAAATGCCAAATGAAGGTTCTGGCATCTGGGTCTGTTTGGTTGTCAAAATCAATATTAAAATGACATAATTACACATTTGTATTGCTTGGACAGAGAGGTTTGACAGCAATGTATTCAAAAGACACAGATTCCCAACTGAGGATATTGTGCACAACATCAACTCAAATATACAAAGTGTCACCTGTTAAATACtcaaaacagacaaataaaaagccGGCTGGAGAAATGGAGCCGTGTTAAGGCCGTTTGGATGTACTTAAAGCTCGGAGGTCTTAAAATATTGTTTCTGTCCAACCAAGTCTCAGTCAGTAGAGGGAAGTCTAGGTTATGGGTCATTAACTAAAAAGGACTTATTCCTTTAGGGAAGACATTTCTATTGTTTGAGGTCTGTCTACAGTCCATAAGAGTTTAAATTCCTTTCACACACAGATAGGAATTTAtactcctctctgtgtgtgccaATGAGACGCATTGGCACACACAATGTAGACCATCAGATATTGAATTTCagtatttttgattttgaggATGCACAGAAGCTGCTgacaggttttgtttttaagttagGTTTGCTCTTATTCTGCCTCCATTGTATATTCGTTACAGAATCAGAGAACACCAGAGAACtgactttgtttgtttccctcATCTTTGATTCAGGGAGTCCAGGTCCTGATGAGCAGTGCGGTGCAACCGCTCCTGCAGTCAGTGAGTGACTCTATAGAGGCCATCATCATCACGCTACACCAAGAAGACTTTTCAGGGTAAGCAACAGTGACTATAAGCCAGAGTTTATCCAGACTGACTTCTTCTTTGGTAGACGCCTCAGCACGCCTGTCAGCGAGCAGTGGACAGCTGCTCGTTGACAGGCGGAATGATACATTTCATAAAATGGGAGTGTGCCACCCAAATGACGGAAATCAAAAGTGCTTATTAGCGTTTAGCCTGTTAACACTGCAGGGACTTTTCCTGTGATCCGGAGTTTATTTCAAGAACTCACTTGTTTGGACTGGAGGAACTGTGACCTAAATTTCCTGGACTCTGGGGGTAAAGCACATCTCAGGCTGCTCAATGTGGACAGCTTCATGCACACCCAATCAGGAGAAGGGAGGGTTTTGCTGAATCCTAAtcttattcatatttttattgtgtgtaCAAAACAAGTGCAGACAAGTACATGAACACATATACAACCTAAAGAATTATACAAagtaagacaacaacaacaacaacaggggtTGGGGACAAGGGTGACAGTGTCAGCGGGGCAGGCACCAAACCATCAAAGGATTGGTCTAAAGCCCCTGCGGAGGCAGCTGAGGAGTTGGAATCCCCAACCCGAGGTGCTGGCCCAACTAAACGACTAAATGCAGTAGTTTAAAGACATTTAGTCATTTAGATGATGGCTGATGGATTGGTGAGCAACCCCTACACCCTCCGGCGGGGGTTTGCTCATCAGCagtgttattgttttatgttttttgtttgtgggtTTGGAGAGTTCCAGCACCTATTCTAACCAGGGGGGACTCAATCGAGTGGCCAGGGTCAGAACCATAACAAGCCagtacacacaggaggacaAGGGGGTTGGGTGGGGAATGGTGATATGAGattgatcgtgtgtgtgtgtgtgtgtgtgtgtgtgtgtttggcaggCCTCTGTCCTGCCCTGGAAAGCCAGATGTTCCGTGCTCCCTCTACATGAAGGAGTTGCAGGGCTTCATCTCCAGAGTGAGGACTGACTACTTCAGACACTTCCAGTGTGTGGACTTCATCTATGAGAGCACAGAGTCCCTCGCTCAGAGGGCCATAGAGCTGTTTATCCGCCACACCAGCCTGCTGCGCCCACTGGGAGAGGGTGGCAAGATGAGGCTGGCTGCTGACTTTGCACAGGTGAGGTTAGCCCCTTCTGAGGTGGATGTGTGCACACTGTCCTGATTCTAGGCTGACCCTTGTGTACAGGACAGATGATTCATAAAGACCAATGTCTtggtggctctgtgtgtgtgtgtgtgtgtcagatggaGTTGGCAGTGGCTCCTCTGTGCAGGAGAGTGTCTGATTTGGGGAAACCTTACAGGATGCTGCGCTCCTTCAGGTGTGTATACTCGTGATCATTCAGAATCACACAATCATTTGTCGTCTTTGATTTTGTTGGAAGAAGACAAGGAGTTAATGTCATCGACATTTTTAGTCGATGTGGGCTTTTCAACAGGAGCCAGTTGGTATTTAAGGCTTCGTTCACCCAAATGAAACCACATCCTCATGGCAGAAAACGGCTTCATTAGCTTGTCAAAGTTGAACAAAAAATACAGGATCAATTACATAAAGCCGGCTTTACATAAAATCTTACTTGCTCACTTACTTCTAGAGCAGGGGTCACCAACCTGTCACTCACAATCAACTGGTCAATATAATGAATCATACCAGTATCATTTGTATACTCGCTTTCAGATGTTCCTTTAAGCCTGACCAGTGTGTCCATTACACActatattatattgtgtcttttgtgttcCAGGCCGCTGCTGTTTCAGACCAGCGAGCTGATAGCCAGCAGTCCAGCTGTGGGTGACCTGATCCCCTACAGTACCCTGCTGCATTTCTTCCTCACCAGAGCCCCATCTGAGCTCAAGTCACCTCACCAggccagtacacacacacacacacacacacacacacacacacacacacacacacacacacacacacacacacatacacacacttgccATCATTCCCTTGCCCCTAATCCCATAACTAAATGCACCAACCTAAATCCAATTCTAACCTGACCTTTTAACCCAGCCGTAACTGTCTAACAGTTATTCCAGTGAGGACTGTTTATGACTATATCTATCTCCTAAACATgtgttccccacagagagcagAGTGGTCCATCGCCCGTTATTCCCAGTGGCTGGATGATCATCCCTCTGAGAGAGACAGGCTCACTCTTATCAGGTATCCTTCTTTTCATTGGCTTACTCCTTTTTCAGTGTGCTGCGACATCACCAGGAAACCACACATCTGTCTGCCTGACCTGCTAGACCATGACCGACCACACGCTGACAGGATGAGCAGTCTCACTGCAAAGTTACCGTGTGCTATTTACAGTTGCTAACTCACATTTCTCTCTACTGAGTTCTTTCTAACTGAGCAGATATGTATCTTCACCAACATGCAGCTCAGCACACCAGTTAGTCTCACATCCAAAACCCACTCTTGAAAAAGCAAATGCTTCATTGTCATCTCAGGATCACTGCTTGTTTGCCTCCAGTAAGACTGTCACTCATTATATAAAGACCATAAGATCAGTAACAATTTGAAACCAAGACTCCATTACAACAGAAACATGGCTTCTTCTTTATTGAGTGTCAGATAGATGAATCACAACTGCTGTAATTCATAGTTTGTTGCCCTTTTTGAGGCATCATTGTGCAAGTGCACAAAAATGAAAGTATATTAATCCCAGTAATGCAGTCCAGaactatatatttacatacatatttagGACAGATATAGAAACACAACAGTGCTATCATCCACATCACACGTGTGTCTTTTAACATTCTAGGAAGAAATCTTTTTGTATCCCTGATAGTCCAGACATCCATCATTCATTGTGTCCTCTGATCATGTGGTTTGTGGTCAGAAACTTTCCATTTCCATGAGAAAAATAACAAGTGTGTTTCCCCTGTTCTTCTTTAAGGGGCGCACTGGAGGCCTATGTGCAGTCAGTGAGGGCTCGCCAGGGGAAGGAGTTTGCGCCCATCTATCCCATCATGCTCCAGCTGTTACAGAGAGCCACCAGTGGCTCACAGGAGGTCAGACTCTGAGGACCACACAAGCGTCAGAGCAGGAAGTGGGTAGAGGCAGAGGGTGTGGTGGTGTGAATGGAAGTCATTATGCGGCTCTATTCCAGCTAAAAAGTGATCTTTCATACGATTGTTTGCCACATTAACTGTATTTATCTTTGAAGGACCTAAGCTGAATTTCTTAACATTTGCAATTAGGGGTGCCACATTTAGATTTGACTTTCGATTTTAAGGTCGCAATTAAATTAGATTTCCAGTTTTTTCAGCActctcatttacattttcaaattctTTGAAAGGAAATGCTATGTGGCACCATGATGGATCTTCTCTTTTGGAATGTACCACAAAATACAGGAAGAGTGGCTGATCCTGCCACAATCTGGTTAATTTGTTTCCCCGATCACTTTGGAAAGCTGAAGTGTTGCTGTTCATATGGATTTGTGATCCGCAGAGATATTTTTTTCTCCGTCTTTAAACTGAAGAACCGTTTTTTTCCCATCAAATCTGGACATGGATTCAGCTTTCTCCAGAGACAGCTGTGAATATGTAATGTGTACAGTAGTTATGGCAAGTTCACCAATGACTCCCGAGAATAAACAAATGTTATGTTTGTATGCCTTTTTATTTGTCCAGGACCAGAAGGATTTGTACAAGAAGCAGCGATTTggatctcacacacagacagtatgACAAGAGGGCATTCATATGGGCCATTTCCATTGGTTGGGAGGAGGCTCTTCTATTAGGGGCTCCCATGGTTTCCACTCAGACATCTTCCTCGACAGAGTCAGCTCACACTCCGCCTGCACACGGGACACACATTCACTCCTTGATAAACGCATAAAATAATAGCCAGATATAACGCTTTCAGTTTGGGGAATTTCACTTATTCACATTCTGaggagtgagatgagaagagcTTCCGGGTACAAAGAGTTGCTACTAGAAGTTCTAAGAAGTTCCCCTTAAAGTAAAGACAAGATCTTGGTAACGATAAACGGTATTCACAAAGCATCTTAGACACACAAAATAAAGcaaagagcccaatatgatcagaatcctaacacataataataataataataataatccatttaatttatatagtgcttttcaagatactcaaagacactttacattatacaccgtagacacagctacggggagcaatgcagggttaagtgtcttgctcaaggacacatcgactagggcggggattgaactgccaacctcttgattgaaagacgggcatgctaaccacatGAACTCACTGCCCATCAAAGATTTTAACGGAGaggagaatagagctgaaacaagtggtttcagtTATATAATCCCTGCACAGAAATTTCTCTATAAAATTAGAATATAATATCGTGGCTTTTTTGGGTGACATAACTTCACACCTGaattaactgaatttaaagcgGCAGGATAATTCCTTTCACTTTTCTAAAATTAAAGTACTTTAAGagtcacatcttttttttaagctttcTGTTAAATGCATTCCTTcttttattgtaataataaatgttcttttctcaTTTAAAGTATGTATTTGTAATCCATCCAGATAAATTTGAAATCtgacaataaatattgttgagatattattcaatttaactttaatttatttgacagtcagttgttgactacatacagatgttaatacaactgttgtttACTTCAATATATAGGACTAAATCATAGAACAAGTGTTCTGGGCCGTTGTGTGAGGAAGTTCCCCCTAACTGAACCTCACTGAACATTCATGTTCTAGCACACTAGTTTACAGCTGTAGTTCCTTATGAGATAAACATTATGTTGCtttaaacacaaatgtgttggTGGACTTGATGTCTTCAATCCCAACCTCAAGATCAGTGCCTCCATCACAGATGAATAGCACGGTTTGTCACCAAGTCTCCTCAAAGTGTTGCAACAAACCAATTCATCAAAAGCAGATGGATGGCAGCGTGTgatgaaaagaaagtgaaacaaGGACTGTAAACTCTCTAGAGCTGGAGGTCAGTGTACCAAAATAATATTAATGGAAATCACTGGCTGCCCCGTTTTCAGAGGACAAACaatccttcaaaataagagacCCAATTGGCATGCAGCTCTAGTGCAGCACAACAGGGTACAGGACAAGATACAAACATCGTAAAATAGTAGAAATACTAGTAATGTATTGGTAGTATGTATTGTAATGTAGCTCTTGTTACAAGTAGTGAAAACAAGAGCTAAGTGAAGTAGTGCAATAAACATCACTTACTGATCATCACTTCTAAATTTCAACATCAACTGACAAAGTAGAACTTGGTTTGTTTCGGCTTAAATGATAACTAGAATTGACTTTTTAATGTGTATCAGGAAGAAATGAAGACCGTACCTGAAGTATCACTTCTTCAATCTGCCCGCCGTTTATCTTCTTCTCCAACTTCTCAACATCGGCCTCctatgaaacacacactttgatcatatgaacacacactctctccagcaCCACTAGGGGCTGGCTGGCTCTGTGGTCTTTGGGTTGACCTCAGGTTTCATGCATCATGAAACCCTCTTACTTTTAGCCAGGTGATCACCATTGCAACCTATGTTGCCCAAAGATTAACTTCAGCGGATCAGATCCAAAGCTGCAAACTGAACACTGGATGAGACTCAGAGTAATGACCTAAtcactaatgctgcgttcacaccaaaagccttacgaatattcacaacgcttttggtgtgaacgcagcatcagagAGAATTCATAAAATCGGTAGAATCCATTTGTATTagtcacactctctcactctctcactctctcacacacacacacacacacacacacacacacacacacacacacacacacacacacacacacacacacacacacacacacacacacacacacacacacacacacacacacacacacacacacacacacacacacacaacacacacacacacacacacacacacacaacacacacacacacacacacaacacacacacacacacacacacacacacacacacacacacacacacgtcttcatgTTTGAAGTATATCACATATTTGTAATAGTTTGTTAATCATGAGACAAAAAGgaacacacaccaacactgaATATGTTgtcaaatttattttaaaagacataCAACAATTGCTTCTACTTTTCATATTTCTACAATTCCTATTGATAGAGATTGATGATTCTATATCTTGTTCTGCTTCTATAATATTTTTCATTGCAGGTATCACCATTTCACATCATCTCAAATACTCCACTCATGTGTGAATGCTACAGTATCTGGGATCAGGTCTAAAGAGAGCTAACTCACTTACCGCTTTAACGTGGTTGAACCTCTCGCTGACCAGCTGCTCGGTGTACTTCCTGTAGGCGGCATCCTGTGGCATGCTCTGAAGTGACACCAGGATCTTCGAGTACAGAATACTCAGATGCTGAGAGAAGACCAGAGCAGATCAGTCGCTACTTCCCTCCCATGTTTAACAGTAATGGCTGAAGTATTTTGTGGCTTTATGTGATCATGGTTGATCACTAATAAATCTGCAGTGTGACTACCTCATGTGGACTTTGGGACACCGCCAGGCCCACCAGGCCGGTCGTCTGGAAGAGACCAGCAGGAGAGAAATTAGTCACTTCAGCTTCTCAGCACTTTACCAACTTCAAACTGCATTCTGACCGACATTGTGGCTTTGCTTAGACAACATGATATGGCTCCaggaaaattaaataatcattgaacaatttttttatttttaagtagcACATAACAACACAGGCTGAGCTTAAGTATTATGAAAGCCAACAATTAATCATTTGTATCATTGGACAGAGTTGACTACATACATATggtaatacaactgttggctataCTATAAGTTGtatccttaaaaaaatatagttCAAAAAGCTCTAGTCGTTAAGTATGTCATAAAATGACATGCCCGCCatgtcattttatgtggcccATGACAGCTTGAAAGGCATATGATCATCTTCAAATTAAAGTATAGGCTGTTTTGTAGCTCagaggtgagcagggtcgtccttcaatcagaggatcggcagtttgatccccggctccactagcccatgtcgatgtgagCTTGGGCAACACACTTAACTCCAACATTGCTCCTGTGTGTCTACGCTGTTAATAACTAACGATGTACCAATGTTAGTTAttactgatgtgcaggtggaaccttagctcctcccatcagtgtgtaaTGATCGCATATGCACATTTAAAGTGCTGTACCTGTAATATTATCAGTGGCCTGAAGCGTGAGCCCAGGTTTAAATAGGATAATGTatgattgttgttattatttgtcattGGGTATAAAATGTGACGTGGGGGGAGGAGACGCGAGTCATTTGTCATTGACTTTCTTTTGGGGACATTAAGAGACTTTGGGAGGGGTTAATTGTTTGTTATGCATGTTCGTTTTGTGTGTTGCGTATGCCGCATTGATTTtgctttaataataacatttggtGTCTGCAATTGactgtttggtttcttttatgACTATTTCACATTCACCGTTCATGGTGGTTTTCCATCAGATTAAGCAGGCACACGGCACTCAATATCAGATCCGCCCATTCCCTTAAAATAGCGTTGTACTTTTCCCCTTAGGTTTTATTAGGAGGGAGAATTATTACAAGTGTATGAATGGGCAAATTAAAGAAGATGGGAAAGCGAATACATACTTGTGCTTAAAGGAGAAAAAACGGTAAGCCTCTTCTGTGTTATGAGGCAGTGTTGGTGATGAAGGAATACAATTACCGTCTGCATTTTGACACCAAACACATCCAAGTAtgctaaattaaaaaaggcagaCTGTAATCGCAGCTGATTATATTCTCAAAAGCTACAGCCAAAAATGCTGCTGCTATGAAAGCTAGCTTCATTGAGGCTGAAGTAATCGCCCGAGCTTCCAAGCAGAGCACgctaaaggtatgtgagcaggtgagccccagaccacatctgtcacatgttcttagcagctcaacATTATTTGTTGAAACAGAGTTATGTCCTGTgacaaaaaaagctttgaacaaagttaatgtacTTGATTTGATCTCTCTGtctgttattttcttttaaagtttgatctttgatagaAAATGTGGGTTTCTTAACCCTAAATGAAATGGATTTGTTACAATAACAGAGAAATGtgcttaaatatatttttacatttatatgaatGCTATTACAATATGTTTACACTTGATTAAGCAATAATCAgatgcaaagacagttatttaacaatatgctaGGTAGTagtttatacagtgttacagttacaaccccTTTGAGGGCAACCATGATGCCGATGTGGCCAAGGGTGAacatgagtttgacacccctgatttaaaaaaatctattaatATCTAGCATTTTCAATGTTGACCAACATAACTGTACAGTGATCTGAATAGCAACGGTACAACCTCTATCCCAACAGAGGACACGGATTCACACAACTGGATTAACAGACAAGAGTGACCAAATGATTGGCTGCATTTAGG is part of the Cyclopterus lumpus isolate fCycLum1 chromosome 23, fCycLum1.pri, whole genome shotgun sequence genome and harbors:
- the ndufa5 gene encoding NADH dehydrogenase [ubiquinone] 1 alpha subcomplex subunit 5; translated protein: MAGLLKKTTGLVGLAVSQSPHEHLSILYSKILVSLQSMPQDAAYRKYTEQLVSERFNHVKAEADVEKLEKKINGGQIEEVILQAECELTLSRKMSEWKPWEPLIEEPPPNQWKWPI